In Topomyia yanbarensis strain Yona2022 chromosome 2, ASM3024719v1, whole genome shotgun sequence, one DNA window encodes the following:
- the LOC131683712 gene encoding uncharacterized protein LOC131683712, with protein sequence MASTEQGGTDQTDRGLRKDYFSSSGGVGKFLPPVFKLLEIAVAVICIGLIDDPVNNSRFRVFVSARTAALAYSTFVPFLIFPVVYLLGKVLQENVPWKLQSLLNLTAFIMYIATAACILSDWSEAKTRSYWPPNTQRMDFQCGAGALAIVGALLFLIDLVVTVRLGTKGDIE encoded by the exons ATGGCCAGTACGGAGCAGGGTGGAACTGACCAAACGGATCGAGGACTTCGAAAGGATTACTTCAGCAGCAGTGGCGGAGTGGGAAAATTTTTGCCACCAGTTTTCAAATTGCTGGAAATT GCTGTCGCCGTTATTTGCATCGGACTCATCGACGATCCAGTCAACAATTCTCGATTCCGTGTGTTTGTATCGGCTCGAACAGCAGCCCTCGCTTATTCCACTTTTGTACCGTTTCTAATCTTCCCCGTGGTCTATCTGCTCGGCAAAGTACTTCAAGAAAA CGTCCCATGGAAGCTGCAATCCTTGCTGAATTTGACGGCATTCATTATGTACATTGCCACAGCTGCCTGCATCTTGAGTGACTGGTCCGAAGCAAAAACCAGAAGCTATTGGCCACCTAACACACAGCG TATGGACTTCCAGTGTGGCGCGGGGGCACTGGCCATTGTTGGGGCCTTGTTGTTCCTAATTGATCTGGTTGTTACCGTCCGGTTGGGCACAAAGGGAGACATCGAATAA